A window from Shimia isoporae encodes these proteins:
- a CDS encoding DMT family transporter, translating into MNGHSDTRDHPLLGIMLMLGFCVMAPVGDALAKLLSTQMPMAQLVFVRFSVQAAILIPIVILTRRHWRMSTRVFQLVIWRTLLHIAGIACMFTSLRYLPLADAVAIAFVMPFIMLLLGKYVLHEEVGLRRLLACVVGFVGTLMVIQPSFAKVGAPALLPLAVAFIFAFFMLITRKIAKDVDPISMQAVSGVIATVLLLPVLYFGASSGVADLEVIVPQGDIIWLLVAVGIAGTVGHLFMTWSLRYAPAATLAPMQYIEIPIAALVGWIVFADLPNGLAALGICVTMGAGLYIVFRERASLRQSQSAP; encoded by the coding sequence ATGAACGGTCATTCAGATACCCGGGACCACCCATTGCTCGGCATCATGCTGATGCTGGGATTTTGCGTTATGGCTCCAGTCGGCGACGCCCTCGCCAAACTCCTGTCCACACAAATGCCGATGGCACAGCTGGTTTTTGTACGGTTCTCCGTTCAGGCGGCCATCCTGATACCGATCGTCATCCTGACGCGGCGCCACTGGCGCATGTCAACGCGGGTATTCCAACTGGTCATCTGGCGCACCTTGCTGCACATCGCCGGCATCGCGTGCATGTTCACTTCCCTGCGTTATCTACCTCTGGCCGATGCAGTCGCCATCGCCTTCGTAATGCCTTTCATCATGCTGCTCCTGGGCAAATATGTATTGCACGAAGAAGTCGGCCTCCGCCGCCTTCTTGCATGTGTGGTCGGGTTTGTTGGCACCCTGATGGTGATCCAGCCCAGCTTCGCCAAAGTCGGCGCTCCTGCCCTACTTCCACTCGCAGTGGCGTTCATTTTTGCCTTCTTCATGCTGATCACTCGCAAAATCGCAAAGGATGTGGATCCGATTTCAATGCAGGCTGTGTCCGGCGTCATCGCGACCGTTTTGCTTTTGCCGGTGCTTTACTTCGGGGCATCGAGCGGGGTCGCTGACCTGGAAGTTATTGTGCCTCAGGGCGACATCATCTGGCTTTTGGTCGCAGTGGGGATTGCAGGTACGGTTGGACATCTCTTTATGACGTGGTCACTGAGATATGCGCCTGCGGCTACGCTGGCCCCTATGCAATACATCGAGATACCGATTGCAGCGCTGGTCGGCTGGATTGTGTTTGCAGACTTACCCAACGGACTGGCCGCGCTTGGCATCTGCGTCACCATGGGGGCGGGTCTTTATATTGTTTTCAGGGAACGGGCCAGCTTGCGCCAGAGTCAGTCAGCGCCCTGA
- a CDS encoding DUF1214 domain-containing protein, giving the protein MSRLLCLSTLAFSLMVSTATAVSPTASDFDDTGDILERSKKHSDIEYDIMVQRATQAAIYYMPAVAQVDFIKATRRAGGDYDTVNYVTEPFGSDKGFLTANDTTAYAWGSISMADGPMVVEVPPMTDKVDYFGSFISAWHVPLIDVGSKGADEGKGGKYLFLPQDYEDEFGTANELEAQGYIIVPNLDTHDVSYSFRPTLLNGATHADAGEHAKGIKVFSLEEAVNAEIEPTVHLDMTDQPYDCLPYYNMTFIEDINDVVQNNPIREKDRGVYSMLQSIGIQKDEAFDPTPMQKKAALEGLELAYAYMQQKFITEGETVAPLWVKDGEKLSEWSFWNFGPQAQMGFPFEDGEEILIDKRAATYFYVTFLPNKLGGATFYLTGLRDSDGNLLNGQDTYKLNVPADVPAKDFWSAIVYNMETKNFNRGVDRVGASTKDLDNMVKNSDGSVDLYYAPNLDEVPEGFEANWVTTESATDANEWFFLFRLYRPETKDWFKDWMLNDVVNISQK; this is encoded by the coding sequence ATGAGTCGACTACTTTGCCTATCCACCCTCGCCTTTTCCCTAATGGTCAGCACAGCCACAGCCGTGTCGCCCACCGCATCCGATTTTGACGACACAGGAGACATCCTGGAACGCTCAAAAAAGCACAGCGATATCGAGTATGACATTATGGTTCAGCGGGCCACTCAAGCTGCGATTTACTACATGCCCGCAGTCGCTCAGGTCGACTTCATCAAGGCAACACGCCGCGCCGGAGGCGATTACGACACGGTCAACTATGTCACAGAACCTTTTGGATCGGACAAAGGCTTCCTGACTGCGAATGACACCACCGCCTATGCCTGGGGGTCGATCTCGATGGCCGATGGCCCAATGGTTGTCGAAGTCCCGCCAATGACAGACAAGGTCGACTACTTCGGCTCCTTTATTTCCGCGTGGCACGTTCCATTGATTGACGTCGGTTCCAAGGGCGCTGACGAAGGCAAAGGCGGGAAATACCTGTTTCTGCCACAAGATTACGAAGACGAATTCGGTACAGCCAATGAGCTGGAAGCACAGGGCTACATCATCGTTCCCAACCTGGATACGCATGATGTTTCCTATTCTTTCCGTCCGACACTCCTGAATGGTGCAACGCATGCCGATGCCGGAGAACACGCCAAGGGCATCAAAGTTTTCTCGCTCGAAGAAGCCGTAAACGCAGAAATCGAACCAACTGTGCACCTTGATATGACCGACCAGCCATATGATTGCTTGCCCTACTACAACATGACCTTCATCGAAGACATCAACGATGTGGTTCAGAACAACCCCATCCGCGAAAAGGATCGTGGGGTCTATTCAATGTTGCAAAGCATTGGCATCCAGAAAGACGAAGCGTTCGATCCCACGCCAATGCAGAAGAAAGCGGCGCTCGAAGGCCTGGAACTGGCCTACGCCTACATGCAGCAGAAGTTCATAACCGAAGGTGAAACTGTCGCACCACTTTGGGTCAAAGACGGTGAAAAACTGTCCGAATGGTCCTTCTGGAACTTCGGCCCTCAGGCTCAAATGGGCTTTCCTTTTGAGGATGGCGAAGAGATCCTGATCGACAAGCGCGCAGCCACATACTTCTACGTGACTTTCTTGCCAAACAAGCTGGGGGGAGCCACCTTCTACCTGACCGGTCTTCGCGATTCAGACGGAAACCTTCTCAATGGACAGGACACCTACAAGCTGAATGTTCCCGCGGACGTTCCTGCCAAAGATTTTTGGTCCGCCATCGTCTACAATATGGAAACCAAAAACTTCAACCGAGGCGTTGATCGGGTCGGAGCGTCTACCAAAGACCTGGACAATATGGTGAAAAACTCGGACGGGTCTGTGGACTTGTATTACGCTCCCAATCTGGACGAAGTTCCAGAGGGATTTGAAGCCAACTGGGTCACCACCGAAAGCGCAACCGACGCAAATGAATGGTTCTTCCTGTTCCGCCTCTATCGTCCCGAAACCAAAGATTGGTTCAAAGACTGGATGCTCAACGACGTAGTGAACATCTCCCAGAAATAA
- a CDS encoding DUF2842 domain-containing protein: MAMSYKARKRWALVILVVGLPVYIILASVLATWLNTENFLVTLALYVGLGIVWILPFKSVFLGIGQADPDAPPEDDQY; encoded by the coding sequence ATGGCCATGAGTTACAAAGCACGCAAGCGCTGGGCGCTGGTGATCCTTGTGGTTGGTTTGCCGGTCTACATCATTCTGGCAAGCGTTCTGGCGACCTGGCTGAACACGGAAAACTTCCTTGTGACGCTCGCTTTGTACGTCGGTTTGGGGATTGTCTGGATTTTGCCATTCAAGTCGGTTTTCCTCGGGATCGGACAAGCCGATCCGGATGCTCCACCTGAAGACGACCAGTATTGA
- the secG gene encoding preprotein translocase subunit SecG: MENVVLIIHLLLALALIGVVLMQRSEGGGLGMGSGGGGGAMTGRAAATALGKVTWWLAGAFICTSIALTVIAAQNSSSSSVFDRLGTQAPAAEDSTPALPGGDSLLPPAEGDAPLVPRAD, translated from the coding sequence ATGGAAAACGTTGTCCTCATCATCCACCTTCTTCTTGCTTTGGCCCTGATCGGGGTCGTGCTGATGCAACGTTCCGAAGGCGGTGGCCTTGGCATGGGCAGCGGCGGTGGTGGCGGTGCCATGACCGGTCGCGCTGCTGCAACGGCGCTTGGCAAAGTCACTTGGTGGCTTGCTGGTGCGTTTATTTGCACCTCGATTGCGTTGACGGTGATTGCAGCGCAAAACAGCTCTTCGAGCTCGGTATTTGATCGCCTCGGCACCCAAGCTCCTGCGGCTGAAGACAGCACGCCGGCTCTGCCAGGCGGCGACTCGCTTCTGCCGCCGGCGGAAGGCGACGCACCGCTGGTGCCCCGCGCCGACTAA
- a CDS encoding Lrp/AsnC family transcriptional regulator, which translates to MKDKQGLDGIDRKLLGLLTEDAEQSYATLGDKVGLSPPAVHERVKRYKANGRISGVSAHLDPAMTGKDFLAFIHVDTSGWGKSDGIMNLANLPEVEEIHSVTGDTCMLLKVRMENPKAMESLLERIYKLPEVTATKTYVALSTYLERPVQAGISVF; encoded by the coding sequence ATGAAAGACAAACAAGGTTTGGACGGCATTGACCGAAAATTATTAGGCCTTCTGACTGAGGATGCGGAGCAAAGCTACGCCACCCTTGGTGACAAAGTCGGCCTGTCACCTCCCGCGGTTCATGAACGTGTGAAACGTTACAAGGCCAACGGTCGAATTTCGGGGGTCTCCGCGCATCTGGATCCGGCAATGACCGGCAAAGACTTTCTTGCCTTCATTCATGTGGACACATCAGGCTGGGGCAAAAGTGATGGCATAATGAATCTGGCGAACCTGCCCGAGGTAGAAGAAATCCACTCGGTGACAGGCGACACATGCATGTTGCTCAAGGTGCGTATGGAAAACCCCAAGGCCATGGAATCCCTTCTTGAGCGCATCTACAAATTGCCGGAGGTCACGGCGACAAAAACCTATGTCGCGCTGTCCACATATTTGGAACGTCCGGTCCAGGCTGGGATCTCGGTATTCTGA
- a CDS encoding SRPBCC family protein: MLKVERALEIDATPEQVWSVMGRFMHINEFAPEVVRVEALTAAENQVGAQRRCHFNNGQSLVETVTEWQVGRGYSVSLSEMDSMPMAAANATLLIDPMGNRARVVWRFEGRMKFGPLGWLLGQGVFKPMMGRVIAANLEGLAKTVKNLPKSVDEVA; encoded by the coding sequence ATGCTGAAAGTTGAGCGGGCGTTGGAGATTGATGCGACACCGGAACAGGTCTGGTCGGTGATGGGGCGGTTCATGCACATAAACGAGTTTGCCCCGGAAGTCGTACGGGTCGAAGCTCTCACCGCCGCCGAGAATCAGGTGGGAGCGCAGCGCAGATGTCATTTCAACAACGGTCAGTCGCTGGTGGAAACCGTCACGGAATGGCAGGTCGGACGGGGCTACAGCGTCTCACTTTCGGAGATGGACTCAATGCCGATGGCTGCGGCCAATGCGACCCTGCTGATCGACCCTATGGGCAATAGGGCACGGGTGGTCTGGCGTTTTGAAGGCCGGATGAAATTTGGCCCCCTTGGCTGGCTGTTGGGGCAGGGTGTTTTTAAGCCCATGATGGGCAGAGTTATCGCCGCCAACCTCGAAGGTTTGGCAAAAACCGTAAAAAACCTGCCCAAGAGCGTTGATGAAGTGGCTTGA
- a CDS encoding thiamine diphosphokinase yields the protein MTAIVESLELITLVGAGSLTNADVIEATQVAPRVVAADGGAAHCLDFELAVEAVIGDFDSIPARVLSEIPANRMHRIAEQETTDFDKALRSIEAPLVVGIGFGGARVDHHLAAFNTLVRLSHRQCVLLGGEDVVFTAPPKLTLDLAAGTRVSLFPMTHLTGRSEGLEWPLEGLSLAPNGRVGTSNAAKGPVHLEVGAPGMLVILPRSCLQEAVRALTDSGASWPVP from the coding sequence ATGACCGCGATTGTTGAAAGTCTGGAACTAATCACACTCGTAGGGGCGGGTTCGTTAACGAATGCAGACGTAATCGAGGCGACTCAGGTTGCACCCCGAGTCGTTGCGGCAGATGGGGGCGCAGCCCATTGCCTCGATTTCGAGCTGGCTGTGGAGGCTGTTATCGGAGATTTCGACTCGATTCCTGCGCGGGTTCTGTCGGAAATTCCTGCAAACAGGATGCACCGGATTGCGGAGCAAGAGACCACCGATTTCGACAAGGCGCTGCGCTCAATCGAGGCTCCGCTGGTGGTGGGAATCGGGTTCGGTGGCGCTCGCGTTGACCATCACCTGGCGGCTTTCAATACGCTCGTGCGATTGTCTCACCGGCAATGTGTCTTGTTGGGAGGCGAAGACGTCGTCTTTACCGCGCCTCCAAAGTTAACGCTCGATTTGGCTGCGGGAACGCGGGTGTCCTTGTTTCCCATGACACACCTTACGGGGCGTTCGGAGGGGCTTGAGTGGCCTTTGGAGGGGCTGAGCCTTGCGCCAAATGGGAGAGTGGGGACATCCAATGCGGCGAAAGGACCGGTGCATCTCGAGGTAGGCGCGCCAGGCATGCTTGTTATACTACCGCGGTCCTGTTTGCAGGAAGCGGTCAGGGCGCTGACTGACTCTGGCGCAAGCTGGCCCGTTCCCTGA
- a CDS encoding TerB family tellurite resistance protein, which produces MIWDSLLDRLRNKPAEQELPELDEKLALGALMVRVAKSDNNYHVMEIGEIDRILGATFGLNAVEAAKMRATCEKLEAAAPGTPDFALMIREHIDYPHRLEVAQQLWQVIIADGTRVTAEIASLHEIEGMLGIKPEDSPADE; this is translated from the coding sequence ATGATCTGGGACAGCCTACTTGACCGTCTCCGCAACAAACCCGCCGAACAGGAACTGCCGGAGCTGGACGAAAAACTCGCCCTAGGCGCGCTCATGGTGCGAGTGGCCAAATCCGACAACAATTACCACGTCATGGAGATTGGCGAAATCGACCGCATTCTGGGTGCAACATTCGGTCTGAACGCGGTTGAGGCCGCAAAGATGCGCGCCACCTGTGAAAAACTGGAAGCCGCCGCTCCCGGCACGCCCGATTTTGCCCTGATGATACGCGAGCATATCGACTATCCGCACCGTCTCGAAGTTGCGCAGCAACTTTGGCAGGTCATCATCGCGGACGGCACCCGCGTGACCGCCGAAATTGCCAGTTTGCACGAAATCGAAGGGATGCTTGGCATCAAGCCGGAAGACAGCCCCGCGGACGAATAA
- the nthA gene encoding nitrile hydratase subunit alpha, with protein MPHDHDHPHSHLPSEPALRVKALETILTDKGLVDPAALDEIIDTYQNKIGPKNGAAVVAKMWTDPAFREEMLNDPMPRLKDMGLYGRQGEHMVFVENTPEVHNLVVCTLCSCYPWPLLGIPPGWYKSDAYRARSVREPRKVLAEFGVSLVEGQKVRVWDSTAEVRYLVVPMRPTGTEGLSEEELAALVTRDSMIGAGLAEGLKA; from the coding sequence ATGCCACATGATCATGACCACCCGCATTCGCATCTGCCGTCCGAACCTGCCCTTCGGGTCAAAGCGCTGGAGACAATTTTGACCGACAAGGGGCTGGTTGACCCAGCTGCCCTGGACGAGATCATCGACACCTATCAGAACAAGATCGGGCCGAAGAATGGTGCTGCCGTGGTGGCGAAGATGTGGACGGACCCGGCGTTTCGCGAAGAGATGTTGAATGATCCGATGCCGCGGCTCAAGGATATGGGGCTTTATGGGCGGCAGGGCGAGCACATGGTGTTTGTCGAGAACACGCCGGAGGTGCACAACCTCGTCGTTTGCACATTGTGCAGCTGTTATCCTTGGCCTTTGCTGGGAATCCCGCCGGGCTGGTACAAGTCCGACGCATATCGGGCACGGTCCGTGAGGGAGCCGCGCAAGGTCTTGGCGGAGTTTGGTGTGTCGCTGGTCGAAGGGCAGAAAGTGCGCGTATGGGACTCCACTGCGGAGGTGCGGTATCTGGTCGTACCGATGCGACCCACTGGCACTGAGGGGCTGTCCGAGGAGGAACTGGCCGCATTGGTGACGCGTGACAGCATGATCGGCGCAGGATTGGCGGAAGGTCTGAAAGCATGA
- the nthB gene encoding nitrile hydratase subunit beta encodes MSRIHDMGGRFGTGAIDPEDNATFAKEWHERALALNLACGALGQWNIDASRHARECLSSADYAGFSYYEKWLGGLTDSLVAKGVVTIAELDAGRGNGTSPLSEKALRADKVAATLAAGSPYTREAAAPRFAVGDKVRARRPARNATVVGGHTRLPAYAAGAVGEVVLSHGAHVFPDSNAHGLGEAPEPLYAVRFEARELWGSEAEAGDEMVLDMWQSYLEPA; translated from the coding sequence ATGAGCCGGATACATGACATGGGTGGTCGATTTGGCACGGGCGCGATCGACCCGGAAGACAATGCGACATTTGCCAAAGAGTGGCATGAACGTGCGCTGGCATTAAACCTTGCCTGCGGGGCTTTGGGTCAGTGGAACATCGACGCATCGCGCCACGCGCGCGAGTGCTTGTCGTCTGCGGATTATGCAGGGTTTTCCTACTACGAAAAGTGGTTGGGTGGATTGACGGACAGTTTGGTTGCAAAAGGTGTTGTGACGATTGCAGAGCTGGATGCGGGTCGCGGAAACGGCACTTCTCCTTTGTCCGAGAAGGCTTTGCGGGCCGACAAGGTTGCCGCAACACTGGCTGCGGGGAGTCCCTACACGCGAGAAGCCGCCGCGCCGCGGTTTGCCGTAGGAGACAAGGTGCGCGCCCGACGCCCCGCCCGAAATGCGACGGTCGTGGGTGGTCACACGCGTTTGCCGGCCTATGCCGCCGGTGCGGTAGGAGAAGTGGTTCTTTCGCACGGAGCGCATGTCTTTCCAGACAGTAATGCACATGGGTTGGGCGAAGCGCCGGAGCCGCTCTATGCAGTGCGCTTTGAAGCTCGGGAGCTTTGGGGATCGGAAGCTGAAGCCGGTGACGAAATGGTTCTTGATATGTGGCAGAGCTATTTGGAGCCGGCATGA
- a CDS encoding adenylosuccinate synthase, translated as MANVVVVGAQWGDEGKGKIVDWLSERADVIARFQGGHNAGHTLVIDGKVYKLHALPSGVVRGGKLSVIGNGVVLDPWHLMNEIATVRGQGVEITPDTLMIAENTPLIMPFHGELDRAREEAASKGTKIGTTGRGIGPAYEDKVGRRAIRVADLADEATLEARVDRALQHHDPLRKGLGVEPIDRDALIALLKEIAKDILPFAAPVWKVLNEKRKAGKRILFEGAQGALLDIDFGTYPYVTSSNVIAGQAATGVGIGPGSIDYVLGIVKAYTTRVGEGPFPTELLDADGNPDADGARLGERGHEFGTTTGRQRRCGWFDAALVRQTCATSGIKGICLTKLDVLDGFDTLKICVGYDLDGERLDYLPTAADQQARCKPIYEEIDGWSETTEGARSWNDLPANAVKYVRRVEELIECPVALLSTSPEREDTILVTDPFAD; from the coding sequence ATGGCCAATGTTGTCGTCGTAGGCGCCCAGTGGGGCGACGAGGGAAAAGGCAAAATCGTGGACTGGTTGAGCGAGCGCGCGGATGTGATTGCGCGCTTTCAGGGCGGTCACAACGCGGGCCACACGCTCGTCATCGACGGTAAGGTCTACAAGCTTCACGCGCTGCCCTCTGGCGTTGTGCGCGGCGGTAAGCTTTCGGTAATCGGCAACGGCGTCGTTCTGGACCCTTGGCACCTGATGAATGAAATCGCGACGGTGCGCGGGCAAGGTGTGGAAATCACTCCGGACACGCTGATGATCGCGGAAAACACCCCGCTGATTATGCCGTTCCACGGTGAATTGGACCGTGCACGCGAAGAAGCGGCCTCCAAGGGTACCAAGATTGGGACAACCGGTCGGGGCATTGGACCGGCATATGAGGACAAGGTGGGGCGCCGGGCGATCCGCGTCGCGGACCTTGCTGACGAAGCCACTCTGGAAGCGCGCGTCGACCGTGCCTTGCAGCATCACGACCCGCTTCGCAAAGGTCTGGGTGTGGAGCCGATTGACCGTGATGCACTGATCGCGCTTCTGAAAGAAATTGCCAAGGACATCCTGCCGTTCGCGGCACCGGTCTGGAAGGTGCTCAATGAAAAGCGCAAGGCAGGCAAGCGGATCCTGTTCGAAGGCGCACAGGGCGCGCTTCTGGATATCGACTTCGGCACCTATCCTTATGTGACCTCCTCGAACGTGATTGCAGGACAGGCTGCGACGGGCGTCGGCATCGGACCAGGTTCGATCGACTATGTTCTCGGGATCGTGAAGGCCTATACCACCCGTGTGGGCGAGGGACCGTTCCCGACCGAGCTGCTGGATGCCGATGGCAATCCGGATGCGGATGGGGCGCGGCTTGGTGAGCGTGGACACGAGTTCGGCACGACCACTGGCCGTCAGCGCCGTTGTGGCTGGTTTGATGCGGCGTTGGTGCGCCAGACTTGCGCGACTTCGGGCATCAAAGGCATTTGCCTGACCAAGCTGGACGTGCTGGACGGGTTTGACACTCTAAAGATTTGTGTGGGCTATGATCTGGACGGAGAGCGCCTTGACTACCTTCCGACAGCGGCTGATCAGCAGGCGCGCTGTAAGCCGATCTATGAAGAGATCGATGGTTGGTCCGAGACTACTGAAGGCGCGCGCAGCTGGAATGACCTTCCGGCCAATGCCGTAAAGTACGTGCGCCGCGTCGAAGAGTTGATCGAGTGCCCAGTTGCCCTGCTGTCCACCAGCCCAGAGCGGGAAGACACGATTCTTGTGACCGATCCGTTCGCGGACTGA
- a CDS encoding nitrile hydratase accessory protein gives MSVRPEPAFEAPWHAQVFALTVAMNEAGQFAWTEWAETFGATLKTRGLAKELDGGDDYFNAWLEALETILRDKGLAAAADIEQMRAEWEGAYLSTPHGQPVRLPRG, from the coding sequence ATGAGTGTGCGGCCTGAACCAGCGTTTGAAGCGCCATGGCATGCACAGGTCTTTGCGTTGACGGTCGCCATGAATGAGGCAGGACAGTTTGCCTGGACAGAATGGGCGGAGACTTTTGGCGCGACGCTGAAAACGCGCGGACTTGCGAAGGAACTGGATGGCGGTGATGACTATTTCAACGCCTGGCTTGAGGCGTTGGAAACGATTTTGCGCGACAAGGGACTAGCTGCGGCTGCTGACATCGAGCAGATGCGTGCGGAATGGGAGGGGGCCTATTTGTCCACACCCCACGGGCAGCCTGTGCGTTTGCCACGAGGGTAA
- a CDS encoding CTP synthase, giving the protein MARYIFITGGVVSSLGKGLASAALGALLQARGYTVRLRKLDPYLNVDPGTMSPFEHGEVFVTDDGAETDLDLGHYERFTGVPARMTDSVSSGRIYSNVLERERRGDYLGKTIQVVPHVTNEIKDFINIGDDEVDFMLCEIGGTVGDIEGLPFFEAIRQFSHDKPRGQCIFMHLTLLPYLAASGELKTKPTQHSVKELQSIGIAPDVLVCRSEQPIPEKERNKIALFCNVRKEAVVAAYDLKSIYEAPLAYHREGLDQAVLDAFGIAPAPRPDLTVWEDVNDRIHNTDGNVNVAIVGKYTQLEDAYKSIKEALTHGGMANRVKVNVSWVDAEVFDKGDAAPHLEGYDAILVPGGFGERGTEGKIKAAQYAREHKIPYLGICLGMQMAVIEAARNKAGITDAGSEEFDHEAGKTRFEPVVYHLKEWVQGNAKVQRKTTDDKGGTMRLGAYDAALNEGSKVAEVYGSTAIEERHRHRYEVDIKYREKLEACGLKFTGMSPDGRLPEIVEWEDHPWFIGVQFHPELKSKPFDPHPLFRDFVRAAKDNSRLV; this is encoded by the coding sequence ATGGCACGCTATATTTTCATTACTGGTGGGGTTGTTTCATCGTTAGGCAAAGGTCTGGCGTCGGCAGCTTTGGGCGCATTGCTTCAAGCACGGGGCTACACCGTGCGTCTGCGCAAGCTCGACCCGTACCTCAACGTCGACCCGGGCACGATGAGCCCGTTTGAACACGGTGAGGTCTTCGTAACGGACGATGGTGCGGAAACAGACCTCGACCTCGGGCATTACGAACGGTTCACGGGCGTGCCTGCGCGAATGACCGATTCTGTATCCTCCGGCCGAATCTATTCCAACGTTCTGGAGCGCGAACGGCGTGGCGACTATTTGGGCAAGACCATTCAAGTGGTTCCGCACGTCACCAACGAGATCAAAGATTTTATCAACATCGGTGATGACGAAGTCGATTTCATGCTTTGCGAAATCGGCGGCACCGTCGGAGACATCGAAGGCCTCCCCTTCTTCGAAGCGATCCGCCAGTTCTCCCACGACAAGCCGCGCGGCCAGTGCATTTTCATGCACCTGACGCTGTTGCCCTATCTTGCAGCCTCCGGCGAACTGAAAACCAAACCAACCCAGCACTCCGTGAAGGAATTGCAATCCATCGGTATCGCGCCCGATGTGCTGGTCTGTCGTTCTGAACAACCGATTCCGGAAAAAGAGCGCAACAAGATCGCGCTGTTCTGCAACGTGCGCAAAGAGGCCGTCGTGGCTGCCTATGATCTCAAGTCGATCTACGAAGCACCGCTCGCCTATCACCGGGAAGGTCTGGATCAGGCGGTGCTGGATGCCTTTGGTATCGCGCCTGCCCCGCGCCCCGATCTGACCGTTTGGGAAGACGTCAACGACCGCATCCACAACACTGATGGCAACGTCAACGTGGCCATTGTGGGCAAATACACCCAGCTCGAAGACGCCTACAAATCCATCAAGGAAGCCCTGACCCATGGCGGCATGGCAAACCGGGTGAAAGTCAACGTCAGCTGGGTAGACGCCGAAGTCTTTGACAAAGGCGACGCTGCACCGCATCTGGAAGGCTATGATGCAATCCTGGTTCCGGGCGGTTTTGGCGAACGCGGCACCGAAGGCAAGATCAAAGCCGCGCAATATGCCCGTGAGCACAAAATCCCCTATCTCGGCATTTGCCTTGGCATGCAAATGGCTGTCATCGAAGCGGCACGCAACAAGGCTGGCATCACCGATGCAGGCTCCGAGGAATTCGACCACGAAGCCGGCAAAACCCGTTTTGAACCTGTGGTCTATCACCTCAAAGAGTGGGTGCAGGGCAACGCAAAGGTTCAGCGCAAGACCACTGACGACAAAGGTGGCACGATGCGCCTTGGCGCTTACGACGCGGCGCTCAACGAAGGTTCCAAAGTTGCTGAGGTTTACGGCTCCACCGCGATCGAGGAACGCCACCGTCACCGCTATGAGGTAGACATCAAGTACCGCGAGAAACTCGAAGCCTGCGGCCTGAAGTTCACCGGAATGAGCCCGGACGGCCGCTTGCCCGAAATCGTGGAATGGGAAGACCACCCGTGGTTCATCGGTGTTCAATTCCACCCGGAACTGAAATCCAAGCCTTTTGACCCGCATCCACTGTTCCGCGACTTCGTCCGCGCCGCCAAGGACAACAGCCGTTTGGTTTGA
- a CDS encoding DUF1330 domain-containing protein: MPKGYWIARVDIDDFEQYKNYIAANAKPFADFGARFLVRAGQFENPEGTSRSRNVLIEFPSYQAALDCYKSEDYQAAFKLRADVATSDLIIIEGYDP; this comes from the coding sequence ATGCCCAAGGGCTATTGGATTGCACGCGTCGATATCGACGACTTTGAACAATACAAAAATTACATTGCCGCCAACGCCAAACCCTTTGCCGATTTCGGTGCCCGTTTTCTGGTGCGCGCAGGCCAGTTCGAAAATCCCGAGGGCACTTCGAGATCACGCAATGTGCTGATCGAATTTCCGTCCTATCAGGCGGCACTCGACTGCTACAAAAGCGAAGACTATCAGGCTGCCTTCAAGCTCCGCGCCGACGTTGCGACCTCCGACCTGATCATCATCGAAGGATATGATCCATGA